A single region of the Streptomyces vilmorinianum genome encodes:
- a CDS encoding FAD-binding oxidoreductase, with translation MSAAPAAARVDEAAFQELERSFSGRLVRAGDPAYDEARRIWNGSISKFPALIAYCTGVADVVAALRSVRSSGLPVAVRSGGHSFPGQSLCEGGIVIDLSAMNGIRVDPENRTVRAQAGVLLGALDRETQHFGMAVPAGIVTHTGLAGLTLGGGIGWLMRKYGLTVDQLLSADVVTADGTFVTASENREPELFWGLRGAGSNFGVVTEFEFRLNPVGPTVLAGPILWPLEEAPHVLCFYRDWITDVPDELTTIVVHRKAPPLPAIPPELHGRPVIAVISCYAGDIETGQEVLRPLREFGTPLLDLCAPKPYLQHQSMFDPSFRHGWWYYVRSCDIERLSDEVIGISAAHALQLPSPLSTCNIFHLGGAVARVGEDETACSGRAVGHTFNINGNCVDAEGFVEARTWAREWWSALEPYHAGVYVNFLMDEGAERVQQAYGADKLRRLRDLKKEYDPANLFRSNQNIAPSA, from the coding sequence ATGAGCGCAGCCCCGGCGGCCGCGCGGGTGGACGAGGCAGCCTTCCAGGAGCTGGAGCGATCCTTCTCCGGCAGGCTGGTCCGCGCCGGCGACCCCGCCTACGACGAGGCCCGGCGGATCTGGAACGGGTCCATCAGCAAGTTCCCCGCCCTCATCGCGTACTGCACCGGGGTCGCCGACGTCGTCGCGGCACTGCGCAGCGTGCGCAGCAGCGGACTGCCGGTCGCCGTCCGCAGCGGAGGCCACAGCTTCCCCGGCCAGTCGCTGTGCGAGGGCGGGATCGTCATCGACCTGTCGGCCATGAACGGGATCCGGGTCGATCCCGAGAACCGTACGGTCAGGGCCCAGGCCGGCGTGCTGCTCGGGGCGCTGGACCGCGAGACGCAGCACTTCGGGATGGCCGTGCCCGCGGGAATCGTCACGCACACGGGCCTCGCCGGGCTCACCCTCGGCGGTGGGATCGGCTGGCTGATGCGGAAGTACGGGCTCACCGTCGACCAGCTGCTCTCGGCCGACGTGGTCACCGCCGACGGGACCTTCGTCACCGCGAGCGAGAACCGCGAACCCGAGCTCTTCTGGGGCCTGCGCGGCGCGGGCAGCAATTTCGGCGTGGTCACGGAGTTCGAGTTCCGGCTCAACCCGGTGGGGCCGACGGTCCTCGCCGGGCCGATCCTGTGGCCGCTGGAAGAGGCCCCCCACGTGCTGTGCTTCTACCGGGACTGGATCACCGACGTCCCGGACGAGCTGACGACCATCGTCGTCCACCGCAAGGCCCCACCCCTCCCGGCGATCCCGCCGGAACTGCACGGCAGGCCCGTCATCGCGGTGATCAGCTGTTACGCGGGGGACATCGAGACGGGCCAGGAGGTCCTGCGGCCGCTCAGGGAGTTCGGGACGCCCCTGCTCGACCTGTGCGCGCCCAAGCCCTATCTGCAGCACCAGTCCATGTTCGATCCGTCGTTCCGCCATGGATGGTGGTACTACGTACGGTCCTGCGACATCGAGCGGCTCAGCGACGAGGTCATCGGCATCAGCGCGGCGCACGCCCTGCAGCTCCCCTCCCCGCTCTCGACGTGCAACATCTTCCACCTGGGTGGTGCGGTCGCCCGTGTGGGTGAGGACGAGACCGCGTGCAGCGGGCGGGCCGTGGGCCACACCTTCAACATCAACGGCAACTGCGTCGACGCCGAGGGCTTCGTCGAGGCGCGCACCTGGGCGCGCGAGTGGTGGTCCGCGCTCGAGCCCTACCACGCGGGTGTCTACGTCAACTTCCTCATGGACGAGGGCGCGGAACGCGTCCAGCAGGCCTACGGGGCCGACAAGCTCCGCCGCCTGCGCGACCTCAAGAAGGAGTACGACCCGGCCAACCTCTTCCGCTCCAACCAGAACATCGCCCCCTCGGCCTGA